The Candidatus Micrarchaeia archaeon DNA window CCCTTGAGGAGATGCGAGTCCTGCAAGAAAATCGCGCTCAAGCACCTCGACGAAGAAAGCAAGTTCGTGGACCTCCAAAAGGCCGAGATACAGGACCTGCTCGAGCGCGTGCGCGGCGGAACCCCGGCAGCGCGGGTGGAGCTCTGGCTCGAAGATGACATGGTCAATTCCTTCGTGCCCGGGGACAACATAGAAATCGCAGGTGTTCTTCGTCTCAAGCCCCCAACCGCGCAGAAGGGCAAGACAGAGATGATATACGGGCGCTACATAGAGATAAACTCCATGCACAGCAGCAGGCGCGACTTCGAGGAGATGGACCTGACCAAGGAGGACACGAGACGCATACTCGATTTCTCCAAGGACCCCAAGCTCGCCGAACGAATCCGGGACTCCATAGCCCCGAGCATTTACGGCCACAGCGAAATCAAGTACGCAATCGCGCTCCAGCTGTTTGGCGGCACGCGGGGGAAAGTCACCAAGGGGCTCCCGATAAGGGATGACATACACATACTGCTCATCGGAGACCCGGGCATCGCCAAATCCAGATTCCTCCAGAGCGTGATGGAAATCGCGCCCAAGCACATTTACACCAGCGGAAAGTCCGTTTCCGGAGTCGGGCTCACTGTCGCGGTTGAGAAAGACGAGCTCAGCGGCGGCGGATGGACGCTCAAGGCTGGCGCTCTCGTGCTCGCCAGCGGAGGGCTCGCAGGCATAGATGAATTCGACAAGATAGAGGAGGACGACCGCGCGGCTCTCCATGAGGTGATGGAAAGCCAGACCGTGAGCATAGCCAAGGCCGGCCTTGTCGCGAGGTTCAGGGCCAAGACCGCGATACTCGCGGCCGCGAACCCCAAGTTCGGGCGCTTCAACAGGAACAAGAACCCTGTGGAGCAGTTCGACATCCCACCTTCGCTGATGTCCCGTTTCGACCTCATATTCCCGATAATGGACGTTCTGGACGAGAAGAAGGATTCGGACCTCGCGGAGCACATACTCTCCTCGCACCAGATGGCATCGCTCGGGGAAGGGGACAAGATGACCGACCCGAACATGGTGGAAAAGGAGTTCCTGCGCAAATACATCTCATATGCAAGAACCCACGTCTACCCGAAGCTTTCCAGGGCCGCGATGGACAAGATAAAGGAGTATTACGTGGATTTGAGGAAGCGCGGAGCCCAGTCAGGCACAGTGCCCATAACCCCCCGTTACCTTGAGGGCCTCATACGCCTTTCCGAATCCAATGCGAAATTGCGCCTCAGCCCGACGGTGGAGCAGTCCGACGCGGAGGTTGCGATAGGCCTCACGAACTACGTGCTCGAGAAAATAATGCTCGACAAGGAGACCGGCCTGATGGACGTGAGCGTTATCGAGACCGGGAAGACCCGGAAGCAGCTCAGCAGGAGCGAGGGCGTATTCGACATAGTGAAGGACCTGTGCAAGCGCTTCGACGTCGCCGAGGAAGAGGCGATAGTGAAGGAGGCGAAGAGGCAGCTGGACCTCGAGGAGGGCCAGGTGCTCAGCGTACTGGAGGAGCTAGTGAGGAGCGGCCAGCTCTACAAGCCCTCGAACGGGAAGTATCACAATGCCTACTGAAAAATCCCCCGGCGAAGCAAAGCGCAAGACGCTTTCGCTGTTCTCAAGCATAGCATCGCTCTTCATACTCACCCAGGCGCTCGGCCTTTACTCCGGC harbors:
- a CDS encoding minichromosome maintenance protein MCM, with translation MPEDLSSLVDVLHDFFDSTNKQKINELVAHYPAHKSLSVDYRELERYDPDIVDRLVKKPDEVLSAAREAIKKLNITVPGHGLFSPHVRFFNVPDNNQLIEGLSSRNIGELIAVKGVVTRRADVMHRMQIAVYKCQVCDSVYKVPVERDFVPLRRCESCKKIALKHLDEESKFVDLQKAEIQDLLERVRGGTPAARVELWLEDDMVNSFVPGDNIEIAGVLRLKPPTAQKGKTEMIYGRYIEINSMHSSRRDFEEMDLTKEDTRRILDFSKDPKLAERIRDSIAPSIYGHSEIKYAIALQLFGGTRGKVTKGLPIRDDIHILLIGDPGIAKSRFLQSVMEIAPKHIYTSGKSVSGVGLTVAVEKDELSGGGWTLKAGALVLASGGLAGIDEFDKIEEDDRAALHEVMESQTVSIAKAGLVARFRAKTAILAAANPKFGRFNRNKNPVEQFDIPPSLMSRFDLIFPIMDVLDEKKDSDLAEHILSSHQMASLGEGDKMTDPNMVEKEFLRKYISYARTHVYPKLSRAAMDKIKEYYVDLRKRGAQSGTVPITPRYLEGLIRLSESNAKLRLSPTVEQSDAEVAIGLTNYVLEKIMLDKETGLMDVSVIETGKTRKQLSRSEGVFDIVKDLCKRFDVAEEEAIVKEAKRQLDLEEGQVLSVLEELVRSGQLYKPSNGKYHNAY